Proteins encoded in a region of the Scomber scombrus chromosome 16, fScoSco1.1, whole genome shotgun sequence genome:
- the msto1 gene encoding protein misato homolog 1: MSSVCREVVTLQLGHYSNFVGTHWWNLQDASLSYDPETALGEIQSDAVFREGRTLGGHVTYTPRLIAMDLKGSLRTLRQEGSLYDPGKDPAAVTWEGSLMTHKESPPAKNSFLEDLDKLDMGEILAQADCHSNSQPHHSASDSLSVDTVNSRLDRIQKGYKLEGSVKVWSDFLRIHLHPRTISVIHQYNHDGEAHRLEAFGQGESLLQGSVLEDLEDKLHFFVEECDYLQGFQVLCDLADGFAGLGSKVTEMLQDSYSGRGILTWGLAPVSHPNSTPMKDFYHMLNCTLGTVNMANHSSFFCPLTLRGGLGRRPGSPVAFPHLNYDPSLWYHSSSVLALALDALTMPYRLRNNSVPMWQVADALTMSGRKVVAAYGAVPFPMMHGGSLPDALSACADSLPWKPLSTCPELADGRCYGQWATLKGFEGQNLISSLSPGTQPPTPLHSLYSGEDILASYIRSFYPTAPLALQLVSTPSKLTPPFPQMFSQSLCAQGFLQSQSPPPGSPAPVVSSVPVMTSLQSGPALDPWLSELHRGASAFDIRRVTPSFLTHGPEMADYQETLEQLRHMARCYRDDSSGVMRSSSEEDDDDD; this comes from the exons ATGAGCAGCGTTTGCAGGGAGGTGGTCACCCTCCAGCTCGGACATTATTCAAACTTTGTCGGGACTCACTGGTGGAATTTACAG GATGCGTCTTTATCGTACGACCCAGAGACGGCACTAGGTGAGATCCAGAGCGATGCCGTGTTTCGTGAGGGACGGACCCTCGGCGGACATGTCACCTACACACCTCGCCTCATTGCCATGGATCTCAAAG GAAGTCTTCGGACTCTACGGCAGGAAGGAAGTCTGTACGATCCCGGCAAAGATCCCGCCGCTGTCACATG GGAGGGAAGCCTAATGACGCATAAAGAAAGTCCTCCTGCGAAGAACTCGTTTCTAGAAGATCTGGACAAACTGGAT ATGGGAGAGATCCTGGCTCAGGCTGATTGTCACTCCAACTCGCAGCCTCACCACTCAG CATCAGACTCACTGAGCGTGGACACGGTGAACAGCCGGCTAGATCGCATCCAGAAGGGCTACAAGCTGGAGGGCAGCGTGAAGGTGTGGTCCGACTTTCTTAGGATCCACCTGCACCCTCGCACCATCTCCGTCATCCACCAGTACAACCACGACGG GGAGGCTCACCGTCTGGAGGCTTTTGGCCAGGGAGAGTCTCTCCTGCAGGGGTCGGTGCTCGAGGATCTGGAGGACAAACTGCACTTCTTCGTGGAGGAGTGCGATTACCTTCAG GGTTTCCAGGTGCTGTGTGACTTGGCCGATGGCTTTGCCGGtttggggtcaaaggtcacagagaTGCTACAGGACTCCTACAGTGGGAGAGGCATCCTAACCTGGGGGCTGGCACCTGTCAGTCACCCAAATTCA ACTCCGATGAAGGATTTCTACCACATGTTAAACTGCACATTAGGGACGGTGAACATGGCCAATCACAGCTCTTTCTTCTGTCCGTTGACCCTGCGCGGTGGACTGGGCAGACGACCCGGATCTCCTGTAGCTTTTCCTCATCTAAACTATGAT cccTCACTGTGGTACCACTCCAGCTCCGTCCTGGCTTTGGCTCTGGATGCACTCACTATGCCGTACAGGCTGCGGAACAACAGTGTCCCCATGTGGCAGGTGGCCGATGCACTGACCATGTCGGGGAGAAAG GTGGTGGCCGCTTACGGTGCCGTCCCCTTTCCAATGATGCATGGTGGCTCTCTCCCCGACGCCCTTAGTGCCTGTGCAGACTCGCTGCCGTGGAAACCTTTATCAACGTGCCCCGAGTTAGCCGATGGTCGATGCTACGGCCAGTGGGCGACACTCAAAGGCTTTGAAGGCCAGAACCTGATCAG CTCTCTGTCTCCGGGGACGCAGCCGCCCACTCCTCTGCACAGCCTCTACAGCGGAGAAGACATCCTAGCGTCGTACATCAGATCTTTCTATCCTACAGCTCCTCT GGCTCTGCAGCTGGTGTCCACACCCAGTAAACTGACGCCACCTTTCCCTCAGATGTTCAGCCAGTCCCTCTGTGCTCAGGGCTTCCTGCAGAGCCAGTCTCCTCCACCTGGCT CTCCGGCCCCTGTGGTCTCCTCTGTACCCGTCATGACTTCCCTCCAGTCGGGTCCCGCGCTCGACCCGTGGCTGTCAGAACTGCATCGAGGCGCCAGTGCTTTCGACATCCGCCGTGTGACCCCAAGCTTTCTTACCCATGGGCCCGAAATGGCAGACTACCAGGAGACTCTGGAGCAGCTGCGCCACATGGCTCGATGTTACCGAGACGACAGCAGCGGCGTGATGCGTTCTTCATctgaagaggatgatgatgatgactga